The genome window TTCCGGTTGCAAATCTAATCTTCCCCGCAATCCGGGAATGCGCTTCCCCGGATTTCCCCAGATTGGATGTCTGGGAGATCACGGCGGTAGTTGCGGGGCTCCTTGAAGCTTTTGTTATTTCGTTGACTTGCGTTGTGTTAGGCAGATATGGTCTCCAGCGGTCGCAGTTAAAAACAGGGTATTGGCCCCTCCCTGACGTCCTACTTGTATTCACATTACGCAACTCACAACATTACACTCTCATCTtgattatatttctatacTCGAGTGCACTTTTCTCCAGGCTCTCTCTGCAGGGacaagctcacagccacaagtctcaactgcaaataacacttctagcccacaactcagacatcgataccagtGCACTTTTCTCTACTGGGGGACTCATGGAGAAAGATAACGAAACCGCTCATGGTGAACACCGTGAAGGGGACGACCTCAAGACTCTAGCTGCCGCGGCCTCTTCTGTCAAGTCAAACAGTCGTGGTATTGTCTTGTTTCCTCGACCTACCAATGATCCCAATGACCCCCTTGTATGTCTATCCTGTGCTTGAAACTTTAGGAAATTTGTATCTGACAGCCATGCGATCCAAACTATACAGAATTGGTCAGCTCTTGAGAAGTACTCGACTTACTTGACGGTGTGCTTTTTCACGTTCCTTGCCACCATGAACGCATCCAACTTCACCGTCGCCATCAAGCCTCTTTCTGCAGAGTTTCATCGAACCCCCACCGAAGCGGGATACCTCGTTTGCTTCAATGTGCTTTGGCTGGGAGTCGGAAACATTATTTGGGTTCCCTTGATGCGTGTTATTGGAAAGCGCCCGGTATATCTTGTATCGCTTCTGCTCCTGATGGGTTGTAATATTTGGTCTTTCGAGACGCATTCCTACGGAAGCCTTCTTGCAGCTCGAATCATTTCTGGCTTCGCAGCTTCGGCATCCGACGCAACAGTCCCTTCGCTTGTCACAGACCTGTTCTTCATCCATGAGCGCGGCCATTGTATGATGATATTTCATATGGCGCTGAGTTCAGGTTTCTTCCTCGGTCCGCTTATCTGCTCCTGGGTGACGCAGGATATCGACTGGCGGTGGACTTGCGGTATTCTTAGCATCGCAGCGGGACTGACCTTCATCGTTGGTGTTTTCACGATTCGCGAGTCACAATATCCTCGTGACAAGGTGGATTTTAGTCTTCCGATTGAATCATATAAGGTCAAGAGAGGCCTCTTATCTCAGCTGAGTCTCACTCGTGGCTATGACTCGAACGCTTCTTTTGTCGGTACATTTCTACGAATCCTCACCTTGGTAGCCTATCCACCTGTTTTATGGACAGGACTAACAGTTGGTGCTTTCGTTGGCTGGTAGGCCTCACCTAACAACGTTCATATGTTCCGAGTTTCTCTTCATTTCTATTTTGTCTTTAAAGAAGCTGAATGAACTTGGGGTATTTGTTAGAACTAATACGATATCCTACAGGAACCTGGTTGTTCAACTGACGGCATCTTCAACCTTCACAAAACCGCCATACAATTGGCATATTGGCATGGTTGGTATGCTGGGAGTGTCTGGATTCATTGGTGCCGTGTTTGCGTTCTTCATAGGAGGCAAACTCATTGACATCATTGCAATTCGAATGACAAAACGTAACCGAGGTCGACATGAACCAGAATACCGACTGCCAGCGATCATTGTCCCAGCCGTAATTGGCCCCATGGGTGTTCTTACATTCGGTCTCTGTATAGCACACCACACCAACTGGGTTGGTTCCGCATTTGGCTATGCAATGGAGGGCTTTGGCCTCACCGCTGTGTCCAATGTGGCTGTGACATATGCTGTGGATTGCTACCCAGAGGTTAGTGATAATAAGGCAACTCAATCTACATCTTTTGGCTGATTCATGTTCATTTAGCTTGCAGGTGAGgctctcgtcgtcatcttcatcatcagaaacTCGGTTGGAACGATTCTGGCACTTTACACAACAAAGTGGCAGGAGGGAACAGGCGTACAGAATGTAAGATGCCTATCTAATATCCCTATCAGCTTATTACGACCTGCTGCTAACACGTCGTTCTAGGCATTTGGACAGATGGTTGGGCTGCAGTATTTTCTGATTCTTATCGTGATACCTATGTATATGTTTGGGAAGAGAATTCGTGCTTGGACGGCTACATTTGGTCCTGCAAAGTATATCTCTTTTAGGGACTAAATGAGATAGCCTCTCCACAGTAGAAGAGTCCTGTATTTAGTAACTTACTTACTCCACATAGGATACATGAGCCACCTCTGCCTTTTCAACTCGCTTTTGCTCAAGAGTAATCAGTGTCTCAGGACGCTCTCGCTGTGTGAGTTCTGGAACGCGGCAAACGATCAGACCTGGGTTCTGTATAAAGATCTGGTCCATATCCTCGAGGGTACGACGAGCGGTTTCGGGATACAAGAAATAAACGATCGGGAAGTAGGAGTAGCAAAAGCCAGCAAATACTGTCCTTAATCAGCTGTTTGTTCGGTGGCACAGCTACTAGACACCtacagaggaagaagcccCAATTGAGATTGTCAACGCCAGTCTTGGTGAATTGAGTGACGATGAAGCCACCCATCCAGTTAGTGGCTGTGGCCGCTGCAGCTCCCCGCGTGCGCCAGCCGAGAGAGTTGACTTCCGAGTTGAACACCCACGGGACTTTGGCAAAGCTAGTACCATAACAGAAGTAGTaaataaagaagaaggcaGTGGTGACTTCACCGAGCTACGGAAGATATTAGCTGTTTATCTTCAATTTGGGTGTCTCTGATCCACGACGTACCCTCTCCTTCATGCTTGGGTTATGCTTAGCGCCGAGAAGAGTCATGGATACAATCATGTAGCACGAGCCCATTGTCGCTGCTCCATAAAGCATCATCCTAGGAGGGTCAGTAAGTTAACGGTATTCCTGGGCTAGGTATAGGCTTGCTTTCGGCGACCGAAGCGGTCAATAATGAACAGACAGCAGATAGCGGCAAATAGGTAGATCGTGCCATTAACGCCAGTGAGAAGGCGACTTCGGCGTGCGCTGTAGCCAAGAACCTGCTGTAACATGGTAGGGAGGTAGTAACCGAGAGCGTTGACACCCGAGAACTGCTGCATAAATTGTGTACCACACGACAGTAGGATCCTGCGAAGGTTTTGAGTCTTGTCACGACACCTGAGCATATCAATCATGGATACGGTCTCATTGCGCTCTTGCTGGATTGTCGCTTGGATTGATCTGAACTCTGTCACGACTTCGACATCCTCGGGGGTCGCGTTACTGCCAGCAAGTCGTGCTATGACCACAAGAGCCTCCTCGTGTCGGTCCTTGAGCATCAGCCATCTAGGAGAATCGGGGACAAAGAGCAGCGCAACGGCGATGACGCAGGGGAACAGAAGCTGGAAGCCGAGGGGGAAACGCCACTGGATAGGGCCGCTTCGAACACCGAGGGCGTAGTTCATCCAATTGGCGAGGCAAAAGGCGGCGGTATTACAAAGGGACTGCACGACAACGAGTTTACCTCGAACGCGAGGCTTAGAGCACTCAGCCTGATAGACGGGACAGGTTGATGAGGTAACGCCTGCGAGCCAAGACGTGAGATTGTGTTTCAACTTGCGTGGAGAAGATTAACGTTGGAGACATACCCATACCGAATCCGTTGATGACACGCCCGACTATCATCTGAGGAAGATGCCATGACACGATTTGTAGAACAGCGCCGATTAGGTTGCTGAGGAGACCGACCCAGATGGTCTTCTTGCGCCCCAACTTGTCACCGCAAATAAAGGCAAAGATTGCCCCAAAGAAGGCGCCCAGCTATCGTGTAGTTGAGCACATGCACTGGTTCAGAGGTAAGCCTGTTACTTACTGCGAAGCAACTGGAAACGATTCCAGAGATACTCGCGACCTTAGTCTCGGGAAACCAGTACTTGAAGTCGGCTGAGATGAGAACGGATGAGAAAACTCCCTGATGGACCGTCAATGACTGACTCCATGGACCTGATACTACATGGGCAAGCTTACCTGGTCGTAACCAAACCATGACATGGAGACTACGTTAACGCATCAGCATAGAGCTCATCATAGAGTGGCCGGGTCACTGACCAGCATTGACAAGTGTCACGCACACCAAAAGTGGCGTGCCCCTGAGATTACCCAAAGCCATTGAGTATCAGTCttgtgaagagaagagagttgtgagaggacgacgatgagatcgAATAACAGAGGAAGCGATGATCTGTTGTCATTTATAATAATCACAGGGACGCCATCTCTATATCAGGCGCCTTTGCCGGTTTCCAGACGATTGAGTTTGGGGTCTGGGGTATGATCTGGGGAACCTTGAGCTAATGAGGCGTTGTGCGGGGAAATTAATCGGACAACCCATCGGCTGATACACGCTTCGGCGTAGACTGCGTGATAGTAGCGAGGGAGGAACGAAATCCGGCTAGCATTAACCGCTTCGACACAAGCTAGTCTAGTATTAGTCTCGGTATGGGCAAGCGTTATTGGCGGCGGGGATAGGCGGCAGAGCTCCCGCGTCTCTATTATCGGCTAGCTGGCGGGGTAAGGCGGCACATTGAACCGAAAGTCAAGACATGAGAGCTCATCATGTGGTGAGACACAAGTAATACGGATAGTGGCACGgtaaagataataaagccACATTATGTAAAATTATAATGATAACTTGCAatcctttcttcctttatcATTGATACTATTGAGCAAATCCTGTCTAAGATGATGTCTTCGCCTCCTGCAATGTTCGTCGAAACACACAGTTCTCTCACACTATTATAAAACGACTGACTGACCTTGACTCATTAGACAATACGTGTTGGTCACTGGTGCCACCGGGTTCATTGGCGCGCATGTCGTCGACCAACTTCTTTCGCGTGGTATAAAAGTCCGCGGGGCTACTCGATCATTATCTAAAGGCAAGGCGATGATTGATGCGAGGCCTGAGTTTCAAGGGAAACTTGATTTCGTTCAGATTGACGACTTTGAGAATCCGGGAGGGTTTGTGGAGGCCATCCAGGGCATTGATGCGGTTATTCATGTTGCAAGTGTACGTGCTATAAAAGACCAGCATATTGTTGCGCAGATTTTGATCTCATCTAGCCTTTCACGTATGACACCAGAGATAATGAGAAGGAGTTGGTTATACCAGCCATCAATGGTGTTGATTCCATCCTCAAAGCGGCAGCTACTTCGCCGAAAGTAAAGCGCGTCGTCATCACGTCTTCCTTTGCATCCGTCCTTGATGCTGGGCGCAAGGCACCACCGTACTTCACTTATACCGGCGATGACTGGAACCCTCTGTCATACGAAGAGTCGATTGGCCCGGAAACAAGTGCTGTAATAGCATACCGTGGATCCAAGAAATTTGCAGAACTCAAAGCTTGGGACTTCATGGCTAAAGAGAACCCTTCTTTCGACCTAGTCACCCTTTGCCCGCCTATGACGTTTGGTCCCATACGACATCCCGTTACGAACGTCGACGCGCTGAATGAGTCAAACAAAATGCTCTTCAAAATAGCCTGCGGCGAGAGTCCGCTCCCAGTTGCGAGGGTGCCATTCTGGATCGACGTTCGCGACCTTGCGAAAGCTCACGTGGAGGCACTTTTGCGGCCTGAGGCCGGCGGGAAGCGATACATTCCAGCATCTCCTGAGAGATTTACATACAGCAAGGCTGCCAGCATCATTACATGGAATTATGCCTGGGCAGATAATGTATCGAGTGAGGTGCAGGCTCCCGATGAGTCTCATGGTGTGGATGGGGAGACGGCTGGGCGGGAGTTAGGTCTTgattatataccttttacaAGGACTGTTATCGACTTGATTACGCAAGTTAGGGGTATACACAAGTCATGATTATTCGACCTGGTTGACATAACACTAAATGGAGAAAACCCGCTAAAGGTACAAACCATAGTCCAGCCTGTGTTTGACATTGCCCCATGGGATTTATAAGGGTCTCCCTCCTTATGTTAGCCCAGTTTTCTTCTAATACAAGAGCGTAACTTACTTCTAATCTTCTACATGTAATACACTGAGATACTAAATATCTtgctaataaaaagaaagtcctcaacctcagcacTGCTTGATAGGGAACGTTTAACACGTTCAAGGCTTAGAAGATAACTCGACACAGGCCGGCGCAAGCAGAAGGCGGGTACAGGCGGGTATAGGCGGTATTAGTAACCGGAACGGTGTTAACTGGCCTAAAGCAATTTAGTGACTGGAGTGAGTTTAGTAATTGTAATATAGGGTACCCTATCTGAGCAGTTAAATAATAacacaagacaagaagatACTTAACCTACTGGCACTTGGTGAGAAAGACACAGAATATGCTCAGATTTAAAAAGGGCAATAACCTGTTCTAATAAACGATTTTGCCAAGGCCTGCATTGAATGTAAAATTTGGCGACAAGGTAGCTCATCAGGATCGTATCAAATTCTGGCACATCGCAATCAGTCCTTCCACTCAGATCTCCCATTTCTATATTGCTCAACGTCCAGCATCTTAGTCCTGTTAGTCTTTCCAATAGGCCATTATCGTTCTCACTATGCATTCCTCATATAAACACAAAAGAGAATTTATAACAGTCAATACTGCTGATGCATAACCGGTGTATTGTAAATCCGCCCCGCTGAGTGCGGGGTGCAATTGTTTTCACCATACATTATTTACTGTATTATTCTTTTTGTCAACCGTGTTCACGTTCCATAATTGAACATGAGCTTCAATCGGCAGAGAGTCGCGTTGGCATGTACTTATTGCCGCCATCGGTAAGCTGTGTGCCATCGAAGACGGAGGCGTAAGTTGCTGAGCTGCAGTAGGAAACGGCGATGTGACGccaccaagccaagatgCAATAATTGCACCAGGTCAGGAGCGGACTGTCATTACGATGATGGCCCCTCACAAAGGTATAGCCATGCTACCACCTGCTCCAGACGTAGAGTCTAACTATTGCTTTACAGAATCGATGCTTCTGGGGGCACAAAAGAAATCATAAGTCGGTtgaaagatattaaagacaTGCTGGgtgagcaacaacagcactTAACAGCCTTGGTATCCCAGAACCATTCTCAGCCAGCGTCTCGGGTCAGTTCATCGCCAGGCGCTGTATCAAATGCAAACTGTGGATCAATAATCAGTGCTTCCGCGATTGGGACCCAAGCCGCCGAAGACGAGCCTCTGCATTTCTCCTCGGTTTTAAGAGAGCCGCTGGACGTAGCATCCGAACCGATGAATATTCCGGCCGAGCACAAGACCTCTTCAAGTTACCTCCTAGGTCTCCCAGCCGTGAAAATGCTAGTGGGTGAGTATCCAACAAACCTATTCTTCCTCCTAGAGACCCAGACTCCTCTGCCACCGGAGCTGTCTCCAGAACAGTCGCAGAATCCGCTGCCACCTTTTCAGGTTGATCGATCGGTGCTTGACCACCTAGTTGccaccttcttctcgtcggtgCACGTTAGCCATCCAGTACTCGACCAGGCAGAGTTTACAGAAATCTACGAAAGGTTCCTGGATAAGGGAGCAAACTCGAGCACTGAGTCAGCTTTATGCATGACAGTCTTTGCTCTAGGTGCCGTCTCCGGTCAACCGATAAGATCATGCCATCCACAAACTTCACCCAATAGTACAGAATATATGAGATATGCTCTACCAACGCTAATGCTTCGCTCATTATGGTTGTTTTCCTTCGACCTCACATTAGCTCAGGCACTTGTCTTGGCGAGTGTCTACTTTGCATATATTGTCCGTCCGCTTCACAGTTGGCGACTCATATACTTGGCTACTAATCTCTTACAACTCAAGCTTTCAAGGTCAGTACTACGTACCATAAACTAGCTAATCGCTAAGAAAACCAGCTTGGATTGCCAAAAGCAAACACTCAATACAGAGGTCGATATACTGCGGTTGTTTTGGTCTTGCTTCATCGTTGAATGCGACAGACTTGCTGAGCTAGAGCTCCCCAGAAGCAGTCTTCAGCAATTGACAGATGATGCAAACCTACCGCAATGTGGGAACTTAGATGATCTTCACATGACAGCCTATTTAGCCGAGATATCCATTCGACGGCTTCTGAACCGTATACACAACTCCCTGTACCCAAGAAGACCAAATACTCTCAACACGTCTctttcatcaacctcacttATGACACCAGAAGAGTTCTCTATCGACGAGCTAACTTCAATCACCTCTGTTTGTGAAGAACTGCACCGTCAACTCGACCTATGGCACGCAGCCATCCCCGAGCCGTTCCGACCACCACTGAATTTTGAAGAAATAGAGAATGATAGGATATCGATATTGAGAATTCGTTATTATGCCGCCAAGCATATTATTTACCGACCTTTTGTTCTTCATGTTACAACGCACACGAGCCCACACGTCTCGAGTGTGATTGCCGAAAAGGCAGGGATTTGCATCGAAAGTTGCAGTTTATATCTTTACCACACCTCTAAGATTCTTCGCGCTCCAAGTCAATACACATGGACTTTCGCACTGTCGTAAGTATCCTCTATCAGGTCACAATGTCTTATACTAAATCACCGAATCAGGTCGCTTGGGGCGGTGATCATACTGACATTATCATCGCTCAATCCTGACCTCCGGCACTTTGTTCCTGATATAGAGAGTCTCCAAACTCTGGCCATCGATAACTTGAGTCAATGGAATGTTTCCAGTATCTCTGACGTTTTGGCAATACTTAAGGAGATAAGGAGGAAGACACGTCTTCGAACAAGAGTCTGAAAGATTCATGATCTTGATATCGGTTGTTTATCTGGTCGTCCGCATTTTATTTCACATTGCTATGAAAGAGACCAAGGTGTGAAAACATCTCAATGAATAGATGATAGTCACGAATCAAATGTTAGAGCTCGCCACCCGTGGGCTGCGCGATAATCTTCAACCCAATTTCAGATGACCAGAACTTGCCATCAGGATAAGTATACTTTTCAAGCGCCTCATCAGTGTAGCCTGTAGAGTAGCCTGGTGATAATGGCGTGACGTAGTGAGTATTGACAATTTTTGAGGGATGTCGCAAGTTCTCGCGGTGGCTGTCGGCGTTTTCCAGCATTGACTTGCGCCCACTGATAGCAACATAGTCAATCGTGCTGAGATGGGACGTGAGTTCTGTCAAGCCCATTGCACCATTGTGTGGAACGCATGGGATATTGAACTTGAGGGCCATCAGCATGACCGCCTAGAACGAGAATCATTAGCTTGGGACGTGAATCAACTGTAACTATTGGGGACTCACAAGACATTCGTTAACGCTACCAAGTCTAACAGCATCGATTTGGACAACGTCAGTTGCTTCAGCTTGCAGTAACTGCTTGAAAGTGACTCTGTTTTGTGCTGCCTCGCCGGTTGCAACACCAACGCCATACGGCTTCAGCGCCTTGCGAATAGCTGCGTGTCCGAGCACGTCGTCTGGATTTGTTGGCTCTATAAGGGATCAGGAATGTATGTCTAGTTGACTGAGGGAGGTTGAGGCATACCTTCAATAAAAACAGGCTTGAACTCCACCAAATGCTTCATGTACTCAATGGCCTCAGGCACGCTCCATACCTATTCCGACGTCAGTGATAGCTGTCATGAAGCGGAGTGATCACTTGCCTGATTAGCATCAATCATGATCTGGTAGTCATTACCGTAACCCAGGACGTCTCTCACAGCAGACAATCTTTCTCTATCAGCCTCGATGCTGGTCCCGACTTTGAACTTGAAGACCTTATAACCCTGCGCCAATGTCTCATGCAGTACCTCTTTCATCCTTTCGCCAGAGAACGCCATCCATCCGGCGGATGTCGTATAGGCTGGTACGGCAATATTGTCGAATGCCTCCTTCAAGCGTTCCTCTTTGCCTTTAGCAGTCTTTTGAAGCATAGCGATAGCCTCTTCTGGTGTGATGACGTCGGTGATATACCTGAAATCGATGCAGCGGACAATCTCCTCAGGATTCATCTCACATACGATCTGCCACACAGGAAGACCTAATATCTTGCCCCAGAGATCCCAGACGGCATTTAGTACGCCAGCAACAGCCAAATGCGTCACGCTCTTCTCAGGACCGATCCATCTGTATTGGGAGTCGGAGACCATATATCGCCAGGTCTTGCCCATGTTCCGAGTCAACTCATGCATTGTGTTTCCAACTACGCGTTTAGCGAAGATGTCAAGAGCCATGCAAATAAGCTCGCTTCCGCGACCGTTGCTGAAAGCCTATGTGACCATTAGTAGCATTTCTGAAGGTGTCGACCATAACAGGACTGACAATGCCTTCACCGATCAAATCACGGTGATTGGTATGAAGTTGGATGTATGGATGCGACCCATTCGTGCCAACATGCATAGCGTCTGATCCAACTCCGTCTAGACTAGTGGGGAATCTGATGTCGGTAACGGTGAagctggtgatggtgacatcatcaacttctaACGGCGTCTTTGAGGATGGCATTGTAGCGGCGTAGAAAGGATGGTTCTGGTTTTTCAAGGTTGAAACCTACAATTTGTTTTATAAATCATTTTGTAACAATGAGGGTCCTTTTAAAGAGCTTATAGCTTGTCCCATTAATGGCGATGAGAATGCGGAAGTCAGATCCGCAATGTGACGTTAGAGGATTGCGGGGTTCTGTACAGCGCAGCGGGCTTATCTGCCGACTATCCCCGTCAGCTCTGACTGCATGCTTAGCTGTTCCTTACTCTCCTGACAATAGCGACCCTAATGTGGTTAGACAAAAGTATCGGACAAACGTTTATATAAAACACAAATCAATAAGCTAACCAGTCTGCCTATAGTGCTTCCTGGCACAGATGTTCAGGTCTGAGATCTGGTctgtaatataaagaaattaataaaattatattaaagaaagggaattattacttattattaaagttatttaaaaaataaagtaatattactttcttaaaataaaataattatataaaaacttataaatacttttaattttattactttaataaaaaatattattagctttttttatatataaaaagttatatataaaaagatataactagctacagactttattactttctttaaacaGTTTTAAATACCCTGccttaaattaactaattgCTAAAAGTCCGAAAGTTCAATTTCTGAGAAGCTCCAAGCACAGGATCTTTCTTAGTCAGTCCGCAAGTCTTTTCCTGCGTGGCCTCATACAAGATTTCATAATCAGCATAGATAGGTGGGATCCCCTTTTCGTCGTTGTCTGGAGAAGTCTGAGGCTTGCCAGTTCCTCCAAAGACAGAGATAGTAGTGTTCGGGAAGTCCTCGGCAGGTCTCTCAAAACCTCCAATCTGCACAAACTTCCATCGCAGGTGGTTCTGGAGATAAGTTTTGACTTTGCCTACCTCAGTTGTATCGATGTGTTTGAAGCCGCTGTCGAGCGCCTGGGAAATGATGGGAATGGTGAGAAGAACTTGAGCCCGGGAGAGTACCTTTTTGTCTTTCTGGGAAGCGCAATTGGAGCAAGTCTCAGCGGAGGGAGCCATTCCAGCGAATGAGTACACCTGGCCGATCAAGTTTTCTTCGTCTCGGAACGTCGTGTCGGGATCATCGCCGTTGCCGCCAAGCCAGAACTGGATAGAATAGGAACTTCCATTCAGAGCATACCGATCGTAAACCACATTGATAAGGTAGTCGTTCCAGGTCTGATGCTTAACG of Fusarium musae strain F31 chromosome 5, whole genome shotgun sequence contains these proteins:
- a CDS encoding hypothetical protein (EggNog:ENOG41~antiSMASH:Cluster_5.7); the encoded protein is MNASNFTVAIKPLSAEFHRTPTEAGYLVCFNVLWLGVGNIIWVPLMRVIGKRPVYLVSLLLLMGCNIWSFETHSYGSLLAARIISGFAASASDATVPSLVTDLFFIHERGHCMMIFHMALSSGFFLGPLICSWVTQDIDWRWTCGILSIAAGLTFIVGVFTIRESQYPRDKVDFSLPIESYKVKRGLLSQLSLTRGYDSNASFVGTFLRILTLVAYPPVLWTGLTVGAFVGWNLVVQLTASSTFTKPPYNWHIGMVGMLGVSGFIGAVFAFFIGGKLIDIIAIRMTKRNRGRHEPEYRLPAIIVPAVIGPMGVLTFGLCIAHHTNWVGSAFGYAMEGFGLTAVSNVAVTYAVDCYPEVSDNKATQSTSFG
- a CDS encoding hypothetical protein (EggNog:ENOG41) — encoded protein: MVWLRPGKLAHVVSGPWSQSLTVHQGVFSSVLISADFKYWFPETKVASISGIVSSCFALGAFFGAIFAFICGDKLGRKKTIWVGLLSNLIGAVLQIVSWHLPQMIVGRVINGFGMGVTSSTCPVYQAECSKPRVRGKLVVVQSLCNTAAFCLANWMNYALGVRSGPIQWRFPLGFQLLFPCVIAVALLFVPDSPRWLMLKDRHEEALVVIARLAGSNATPEDVEVVTEFRSIQATIQQERNETVSMIDMLRCRDKTQNLRRILLSCGTQFMQQFSGVNALGYYLPTMLQQVLGYSARRSRLLTGVNGTIYLFAAICCLFIIDRFGRRKQAYT